One window of the Populus nigra chromosome 4, ddPopNigr1.1, whole genome shotgun sequence genome contains the following:
- the LOC133691909 gene encoding AT-hook motif nuclear-localized protein 17 gives MKGEYVEHHQSKHENTPNMFSKLHPRHHQHLPFSQQYQFSRESEEEDTRSTGAAATPNLTPTTQKQKLNEPNSSGGTDGATIEVVRRPRGRPPGSKNKPKPPVIITREPEPSMSPYILEVPGGNDVVEALSRFCRRKNMGICVLTGSGTVANVTLRQPSATPGATITFHGRFDILSISATFLPQTASYPVPNSFTISLAGPQGQIVGGIVAGSLVAAGTVFVVAASFNNPSYHRLPLEEEGRTSGSGGGGEGQSPAVSGAGGGESGHAASGGGGGESCGIAMYSCHMPNDVIWAPAARPPPPY, from the coding sequence ATGAAAGGTGAATATGTAGAGCATCATCAGTCGAAGCATGAAAATACTCCAAACATGTTCTCCAAACTCCACCCTCGTCATCATCAGCACCTTCCTTTCTCTCAACAATATCAATTTTCTCGTGAGTCAGAGGAGGAAGATACTCGTAGTACTGGAGCAGCCGCCACACCCAATCTTACACCCACCACACAAAAACAGAAACTCAACGAGCCAAACAGCAGTGGTGGCACTGATGGTGCCACTATTGAAGTGGTTCGTCGACCCAGAGGCAGACCACCTGGTTCTAAGAACAAACCCAAACCACCCGTTATTATTACCCGGGAACCTGAACCCTCCATGAGTCCTTACATTCTAGAAGTCCCAGGTGGGAACGACGTCGTTGAGGCTCTATCCCGTTTTTGTCGCCGAAAAAACATGGGAATCTGCGTCCTAACGGGATCCGGCACGGTAGCTAACGTCACTCTGCGTCAGCCATCGGCAACACCAGGAGCTACCATTACGTTTCATGGAAGATtcgatattttgtcaatttcgGCGACCTTTTTGCCTCAAACGGCATCCTATCCGGTGCCTAATAGTTTCACCATTTCGCTTGCTGGTCCGCAAGGGCAGATCGTTGGAGGGATTGTAGCGGGAAGTTTGGTGGCGGCTGGTACTGTTTTTGTTGTAGCGGCGTCGTTTAATAATCCGAGTTATCACCGTTTACCGCTTGAGGAAGAAGGGAGGACTTCTGGGTCTGGCGGTGGCGGGGAAGGGCAGTCACCGGCTGTGTCTGGTGCAGGTGGTGGAGAAAGTGGACACGCGGCGAgtggcggaggaggaggagagtcTTGCGGGATCGCTATGTATAGTTGTCATATGCCTAATGATGTCATTTGGGCGCCGGCTGCGAGGCCACCACCGCCCTATTAA